A window of Actinomadura viridis genomic DNA:
ACCGTCCATGGAGATCTCTCCAGCGTCCAGCCGGTGCACGCCGGAGAGGACCTTGATGAGAGTGGACTTGCCGGCGCCGTTGTCGCCGAGGAGAGCCAGGATCTCGCCGGCGCCCAGCGACAGGTCGACGTCGCGCAACGCGACGACCCGCCCGAACGCCTTGCGCGCTCCGGCGACCCGCAGCACCGGCGCCGCAGTACCTTCCGGGGACGTCATGCCTCGACCTCCCCCGCCTGAGAGCGCGAGACCCGGTCCTCCAGGTGCTTGCGGGCGACGTCCAGTTCGAGCGCGACCACGATGATCACACCGATCGCCACCAGCTGCATGTACGGGTTGACGTTGAGCAGGTCGAGCCCGTTGCGGATGGTGCCGAGGATGAGCGCGCCGACCAGAACGTTGAGCAGTGATCCGCGCCCGCCGAACAGGCTGGTTCCGCCGATGACCACGGCGGTGATCGCGTCGAGGATGTTGCCGCTGCCGGCCAGGGGGGTGGCGCTGTCGGTCTGGCCCGCTGTGATCAGCCCGGCCACGCCGGCCGTCAGGCCGCACAGGACGTAGACGGCGATGGTCAGCCCTCCGGTGGGCAGCCCCATCCGCTCCGCGCCCTCGGGGTTGCCGCCCAAGGCGTAGAGCCAGCGCCCGAACTGCGTGTGCGAGATGACGACATAGAGCACCGCACCGAGGCCCAGGACGATGACGACGGGGACGGGGACCGGCCCCAGCCGCCCCGCGCCGAGCGTCCCCACCAGGTCGGGCAGGCCGACGACGGCGACGCCGCCGGTGAGGGTCTGGGACAGCCCGGTCGCCACCCCCAGGGTGGCCACGGTGACGATGAGCGGCTGAGGCAGCCGCCCCTTCACGATGATCACGCCGTTGACCAGGCCGACCAGGCCACCGGCCGCGATCATCGCGAGCACGAACAGCACACCCGATCCCCCGGCCCCGACGAGCTTCACCGCGACGATGGCCGAGAACGCGACCACCGCGGCCACGGAGATGTCGATCCCGCGGATCAGGATCACCAGGAACTGGCCCAGGGCCAGGGCCATCACGATCGAGCTTTGCGAGCCGAGGTTGGTGATGTTCTCCGGGACGAGGAAATGAGGGCTCGCCACGGCGAAGACACCGGCGATCACGAGCAGCATCAGCAGCGGGCCGACCTGTATGACCTTCAGGAGCAGGGCCGCCGGCGTCAGGGTCGCGTTCGACCGTAGGACCCGGTCGCGCAGCCCCCGATCGCGTACGGTCCGCCCGGCGGGCGCTCCGTTCGGCGGCTCGCCCGCGGGTCGCCGCGAAACGGTGTCCGACCCGCGGTGCCCGGTCACCGGCGCTCACCCGGAGATGGAACCGCCCCCGGCGGACGAGGCGGGATGCCTCCCATCGAGCGGGGCCGGACGGAGGGACACCTCCGGCCTGCTGTGGCGACTGACACACGGGCCTCCCACAGAATCGTTCTGAGCTGGGCTTTTGCCGAACTGGTGACGGAGTCTAGGCACAGCCGGGGATATTGGTCAACCGGTGAACCAAAAAGGTCGACCGGTTGACCTCTAGCCCGGGCGTGGGAGATGCTGAGGCGGTCAACCAGGCACGGCGACGCCGCTGGCTCGCCTGCCCGCCCAGCGAGACAGGAGGTCCTCGTGCCCGTCCAGACCCCGTTCGACCGGGAGCGCCTTGACGCACTGTGCGAAGCGCACGGTGTGGATGCCGTCGTCGCGACGACGAAGCACAACGTGCAGTACCTGATGGGTGGCTACCGGTACTTCTTCTTCGCCAACATGGACGCGATCGGCTTGTCCCGGTATCTCCCAG
This region includes:
- a CDS encoding ABC transporter permease, coding for MTGHRGSDTVSRRPAGEPPNGAPAGRTVRDRGLRDRVLRSNATLTPAALLLKVIQVGPLLMLLVIAGVFAVASPHFLVPENITNLGSQSSIVMALALGQFLVILIRGIDISVAAVVAFSAIVAVKLVGAGGSGVLFVLAMIAAGGLVGLVNGVIIVKGRLPQPLIVTVATLGVATGLSQTLTGGVAVVGLPDLVGTLGAGRLGPVPVPVVIVLGLGAVLYVVISHTQFGRWLYALGGNPEGAERMGLPTGGLTIAVYVLCGLTAGVAGLITAGQTDSATPLAGSGNILDAITAVVIGGTSLFGGRGSLLNVLVGALILGTIRNGLDLLNVNPYMQLVAIGVIIVVALELDVARKHLEDRVSRSQAGEVEA